Proteins co-encoded in one Papaver somniferum cultivar HN1 chromosome 5, ASM357369v1, whole genome shotgun sequence genomic window:
- the LOC113282598 gene encoding uncharacterized protein LOC113282598, whose amino-acid sequence MSSIFPSSSSGGAGGGVGNSNGGGALNYIEHHVSKFDTLAGVAIKYGVEVADVKRMNGLVTDLQMFALKKLQIPLPGRHPPSASLSNGQPSPGESMEEQMKPSRARSDVLESLQSLGFRKTEQRVSSAMSSLQGYYGLKSPKQKMLDEGTEMANYRTGSVQRYFQDEILSKPLLTFETSPSQQRSLVNGSLVENGDPLNALAAAKNGGEADKSNEKSVRRRQKSEVDLSLLTPEKVLKEENNGSNGLSTVTGRGLALRPKSVSRNLMSIDTDMSWLNPFPVGLGDSLIADGFVVVKKSSSTSNLQDQESNGSSSSIWPTSGWSDLQALSSAASITRPIFDGLPKPMSGRKNKAALD is encoded by the exons ATGTCctctatttttccttcatcttcaAGTGGTGGTGCTGGTGGGGGTGTTGGTAATAGTAATGGTGGTGGAGCTCTTAATTACATTGAGCATCATGTATCTAAGTTTGATACTCTAGCTGGTGTTGCCATTAAATATGGTGTTGAG GTTGCAGACGTTAAGAGGATGAATGGGTTGGTAACAGATCTCCAAATGTTTGCTCTCAAGAAGCTTCAGATACCATTACCAGGACGACATCCCCCATCTGCAAGCCTGTCAAATGGGCAGCCTAGTCCAGG AGAAAGCATGGAAGAACAGATGAAGCCCAGCCGAGCTCGCAGTGATGTATTGGAATCACTTCAGTCCCTTGGCTTTAGAAAAACCGAGCAAAGAGTTTCTTCAGCTATGAGCAGTTTACAGGGCTACTACGGATTGAAATCTCCGAAACAGAAAATGTTGGATGAAGGTACAGAGATGGCAAATTACAGAACCGGTAGTGTTCAACGCTACTTCCAAGATGAAATTCTCTCCAAACCCTTGCTAACATTTGAAACGTCTCCAAGCCAGCAGAGAAGCTTAGTTAATGGAAGCTTGGTCGAGAATGGTGACCCATTAAATgctcttgcagctgcaaagaatGGTGGTGAGGCTGATAAATCAAATGAGAAATCGGTACGGAGGCGTCAGAAATCTGAAGTTGATTTGAGTTTGCTGACACCGGAAAAGGTGCTGAAGGAGGAAAACAATGGCAGCAATGGGCTCTCAACGGTCACAGGAAGGGGTTTAGCTTTGAGGCCCAAATCTGTGAGCAGAAATCTTATGTCAATTGATACTGATATGAGTTGGTTAAACCCTTTCCCAGTAGGTCTTGGAGATTCTCTGATTGCTGATGGTTTTGTTGTGGTGAAGAAGTCTTCAAGCACATCGAACTTGCAAGATCAGGAGAGCAATGGCTCATCTTCTTCCATCTGGCCGACTTCTGGATGGAGTGATTTACAAGCTCTATCTTCTGCAGCATCCATTACTAGACCAATCTTCGATGGTTTGCCGAAACCCATGAGCGGAAGAAAGAACAAAGCGGCTCTTGATTAG